CACCCACATGCTGGTGATGAtgctctggggccaggctggacgcATGTATGCAGAGGAGCCCAGCAAGTACCTCCGaagctgttttttcctgtgtctgGGTATTGCAGGAGAATATGCATGTGAAGCACGAGACAGCAGAGAGGCTGTGTGTCTATGTCTGCCCAGTGGTGGAACAAGGGTTTGAGTCAGCAGTTTTGTGTTCCTTGTGTCTAATGGCTCTCGCAGAATGAGTGTTTACTGGGCTGCTTCACACCGGGAGCATTAATGATTCCTGATTTCCACCTCAGGACCAATGATGAACTGGTGATGTTCCTGTCCAAATACCGAGATAAGAACTTCTTGAAGTCACATGGCCGAGACAATGCCAGGTAATCTCAGCTAGAGGCAGAGCTGAACTGGAGGAACAGAAAACGAGGGATTTCAGAAAATAACTGAaacagctgtggcagggaggggatgttCTGCATCTGCACTTTGCAAGGTGGTTGACACTCCTAATTCCTCATCCGTATGCCCAGGTTTATCAAGAAGCAGGGCCTGGACCGCTTGTTCCACGAGTGTGACTCCCACATGTGGCGACTGGGCGAACGCCACATCCCCGAGGGCATCGTGGTGGACGGGGGCTCCGACTGGTTCTCGCTGACACGCAGCTTTGTGGAATATGTGGTCTATGCTGAGGACCAGCTGGTGTCCCAGCTGCGCCAGTTCTACACCTACACACTCCTGCCAGCTGAGGTGGGTGCTGGCTGTGGGCCACAGGACAGATTTTCTTCCCACTGTGCTTAACATATCTTTCCCACttcatccctgctctgggtACCTGCAAAGGGTGTTGCTGGTTCTGTTCAGGCAGTTTTGTGCCTCTCCTTTTCCAGACTTAGGTAtgaaagagggaagagaggagcagaTAGGTCAGGGGTCGTGCTTACATACAAGCCAGCTTTAGGTCCAGTCACCCTCTGAGCCAGATGAGGACTGTTGCAAGCCTGGTCCCTTAAGTGTTGCCCTCTACTGGGAACGGGGAAGTTTCTGTTCAGTAGTAGTTGAGGTCTGCCCTTCTCCTCTATGGGTGGGGATCTCCATTAACCAGCTGTCCTCTATCCCACTGGGTGTCCTGCCCCTTTTCTGCCTTGCACAGTCCTTCTTCCACACGGTCCTGGAGAACAGCCACGCCTGTGAGACACTGGTCGATAACAACCTCCGAGTGACCAACTGGAACCGGAAGCTGGGCTGTAAGTGCCAATATAAACACATAGTCGACTGGTGCGGGTGCTCCCCAAATGACTTCAAACCCCAGGACTTCCTTCGGCTACAGGTGAAAAAGatcctcctttctcttcctgctctttcccctcctccctgtcctCTTCTCTCTGAGCTGTCCTGCTGGCACCCCAGGCTGCAGTGACGGCTGCTGTGCATGTCCCTGCAAGAGACTGGAGCATGATCAGGTTCCCCAGTGGGGCTCAGTGTAGATGTGTCTGTAAACAGGCAGTGGGATTATCCTGactgtcctgccctgcagccagggttCTGTTTGCAGCATTGCTCCTATTCCTAGACCTTctctcctgttttcctgctctttccctgcAAATGTGTCACTTGAGGGAAATACCTTTTTAGTAAAACCCATTCAGAGTGCTGTTTCTTTGGCAGGTCAAAATGCCTTGTGAAGAAATGTCTCCCATGCTCTCAGTGCGTGGGGATGTGGACTGAACACAGGAGGATTGGGGGAGATAGAGCCAGCCCTGAAAAGAGCAGTTGTGGCAGGATTTTCCAGCAGTTCCAGGCTTACAGAGCCCAAGACGCTgttcctgcaggctgtgccacTTGGTCAGAGCTAATGGAGGGCTCAGCAGTGGCTCTGGTGGGTGGGGGCTCTTCAGAGTAAAGATTGCAGCAAAGGAGCTGGATGACACATGGTCTGGGCACAGAAAGGGGGAGGTGGTGGGAGAGATGGGGACCCATCTGCATTCCCAGTAACTGTTGGTGTGCTCCCAGTGATCCTGTCATAGAGGATCCCACAatcaggctggctgtgctgtgctgctccttagCCTGCCTTCAAAGTGGGTAGGATGGATCCTGCTGGAATGGGAGGGCAGAGTGGGTGCCCCCAACATTGTTAGAAATGCCTGTGCTCTTCCAGCAACTCTCCAGACCCACCTTCTTTGCCCGCAAGTTTGAGTCGACAGTGAATCAGGAGGTGCTGGAGATCCTGGACACGCACCTCTACGGCAGCTACCCCACCAACACCCCGGCCCTCAAGGCCTACTGGGAAAACGTCTATGATCGTGTTGATGGGCTCAGCGGTCTCACTGATGTCACCCTCACCTTCTAtacagccttctccaggctggggcTCCACAAAGCCTCATCCATCCCGGCAGCCAAGGCTGACAAGCTCTGCAGGTAGGGTATTTTCTGTGGTCTCAACCCAGGCTCCAAATGGAGGCCTTTATCTTGTGCTGGAAGTATGCTTATGCTCAGATATGCAACCTCTCTATCTCTCCAGATTTGAGCCTCGAGGCTTCCCCTCCAGTGTGCACTTATATTTCTATGACGACCATTTCCAGGGTTACCTGGTGATGCAGGAAGTGCAAAGTTTGGCAACTGGGCAGACAGAATCCTTGGAGGTGTGGATGATGCCCCAAGGAGCTCTGAAGCTGTCTGGTCATGGAGGGCAGGCAAACCGCTTGCAAAACCTAGAGGTAAATGTGGCGCTTTTCTTCCTGGCTTTCCCACACTGTGCTGCCATTCCTCCTCTGCCCTACCTGCATGCAATGGGGACagaaggacacagagctgctattgtttctgaaaagaaaCCTTTATCTGggagtttggtttgtttgtgaGGAGCTGATTGTTGGTGAGTAGGCCTTTAGGGGATCTTTCAGAGCAGGTGAGAtccagtgcctgcagctgcaggaggcctTGGCAGAGCTGAATTAGTGCTGGCGCATGATCCATGGAGTGTCCGTTGCTTTGGATGCCAAGGTTTATGTGTTGTCTGTTTTGGGGAGGTGAAACACAGAACCTCAGCTGATAGTGTCTCCTTGCTCAGTGTCCCACTGCTTGTGCTTCCTGTCCCTCCAGGTGGGCACAGAATGGGACCCCAAGGAAAGACTGTTCCGCAATTTTGGAGGCTTGATGGGGCCTTTTGATGAGCCGGTGGCCATGCAGAAGTGGTCACGGGGCCCCAACCTGACAGCCACGGTGGTTTGGATTGACCCCACCTATGTCATTGCCGCCTCCTACGACATCACGGTGGATGCTGAGGCAGAGTTCACCCAGTACAAGCCCCCCCTCAACCACCCCCTGCGCCCTGGCATCTGGACCATCCGCCTCCTCCAGTTCTGGGAGCCTCTGGGGGAGAACCAGTTCCTGGTGGTGCCTCAGACCTTCAACCGCAAGCAGCCTCTCAGGAAAGGTGAGGATGCTCTGGAGTTTGGGGCTGGAAGAGAGGGTGTCCCTGTGGGCAGTCCAAAGTGCTTTCCCCCTGTGTTggcccctgggctgcagctcatgACCAGGCTGGAGCCAGTTTTCCACTGGTGCCCCTTGCCCATGTGAATCCTTAGACTGAGCTATCCTCTTAGCAGCTGTGGAGAGCCCATTGGCCCACGTCAGTGAGATCCTTCCTGCGGCAGCGTCCTTTTCCTTGTGCTGGACAGGAGCCGGGGTTGCAAAGGAATGGGGTGCTGTGCCCCAACTGCAGTTGGGGGCAGGACCTGCAGGGTGCCAGAATGTTGCTGCACTGCTCATCCCgtctcttttctctccctttccttcccagacGACAGCAACTGGCTGCATGGTGGTCCCCCCCGCAACGAGTACATGGACCAGAACTTCCAGGGCCTGGGCGGGATCCTGAACCTGCCACGCTCCGAGGCGGCAGAGGAGGATGCGGTGCACAAGGCACGGCTGACGGGCAAGGAGCTGGAGGACTGGGCGGATGCTGCCATCGGCACCTTCTGGTCCGCAGCGAATGTCTGTGtcagcagcccctctgcctgtGCTTCCCTGGAGACCTGCAGCAAAACTTCCTGGAGCTCCCTctccccagaccccaaatcagAACTGGGGCCTGTCAAACCTGACGGGCGGCTGAGGTAGCAGGAACAGCCAGAGGGCAGCCTTGGAAGCAGGGAGCATCCTCCGTTTCTGATTTGGGGGGTGTCTCTGGACCACATCACCCTGTGCCATTTGCACCGTAGTCActcaaggaagagaaaatgggaaCCTCCAGGCAGGGGAAAACCTTCTCCTGTGGGGTATTTTGGGCAGAGAGGCATGAGGTGCGTCTTGCCCATCTCTGCAGGAATGAGCCTTTGCTGGCCAGGGAGAGTGTgctggagtgcccatccctgtggggGCATGGCAGGCACGTGGGAAAAGCTATGTGTTTGTTACTC
Above is a window of Camarhynchus parvulus chromosome 18, STF_HiC, whole genome shotgun sequence DNA encoding:
- the XYLT2 gene encoding xylosyltransferase 2, with product MVAGGAMVAGGRARKLVRRYRLAAATALAILLLQGLVLWSSAGLDEEGLAEERQKKAGFPESSDGSKDSDSSAGRRSSASRKHGRWRGRLDSPGAMVSKMVRAVTARHKPGWRLPAMLDSSSHRNLSELRGEAQLAIFQQGDTGSVEGAPQPTENSFTPKCEITGKDALSALARASSKQCQQEIANVVCLHRAGSLMPQSVPRHCQLSGKVSPVIQWDESRLQQGPPSKPVRIAYMLVVHGRAIRQLKRLIKAVYHQQHFFYIHVDKRSNYLHREAVELARHYPNIRVTPWRMVTIWGGASLLKMYLRSMKDLLELSEWPWDFFINLSATDYPTRTNDELVMFLSKYRDKNFLKSHGRDNARFIKKQGLDRLFHECDSHMWRLGERHIPEGIVVDGGSDWFSLTRSFVEYVVYAEDQLVSQLRQFYTYTLLPAESFFHTVLENSHACETLVDNNLRVTNWNRKLGCKCQYKHIVDWCGCSPNDFKPQDFLRLQQLSRPTFFARKFESTVNQEVLEILDTHLYGSYPTNTPALKAYWENVYDRVDGLSGLTDVTLTFYTAFSRLGLHKASSIPAAKADKLCRFEPRGFPSSVHLYFYDDHFQGYLVMQEVQSLATGQTESLEVWMMPQGALKLSGHGGQANRLQNLEVGTEWDPKERLFRNFGGLMGPFDEPVAMQKWSRGPNLTATVVWIDPTYVIAASYDITVDAEAEFTQYKPPLNHPLRPGIWTIRLLQFWEPLGENQFLVVPQTFNRKQPLRKDDSNWLHGGPPRNEYMDQNFQGLGGILNLPRSEAAEEDAVHKARLTGKELEDWADAAIGTFWSAANVCVSSPSACASLETCSKTSWSSLSPDPKSELGPVKPDGRLR